AGAGTAAACAAATTGATAGACTCTTTACGGTGGTACAGAGcaatagaaattagagatggaaaaaactTCCTGGATCTTCTAATGCCACTGCCATGGCAAGCCCCTGATTGTACCCTATACACATTTGTCCTAGTGTCTTGTCCAATCTAGCTTTTAAATGTAGAAGCCCCATTGTCTGGTATCACTTCCCCAGTGGAACCATTCTACAGTCGAATAGAACTCGCCCTCAGGAAACTTTTCCTGCTattcctttttattattattttttatattacagtagtgtccGAAGGTCCCAGTTAGGATTGGGAGCCCCCATTGTACCTATGCTCTGTTCAAATGCATATGCAGACACAGATCCTGCCATGAAAAGCCTACAATCTAATTTAAGACAGGACTCACAAGTGAGCATGATCGAACAgtgggaaggagaggaagagaggATAACAGTGGTAAATTGCAAAGAGTTTCATAgactagcacaggggtggggccacatctgggtatggaaattgtatagtgggccatgaatgctcacggaattgggggttgaggtgtgcgagggggtgagggctccggctggaggtgtgggctctggggtggggcagggatgaggggtttggggtgtaggaggaggctgggggcggagcagaggggttggggaagggggctccaggctgaggcagggggttggggagtggcagggggcacaggctctgggctgggggtgtgggtagaaatgaggggttctgggtgcaggagggggctgtgggctggagcagggtgttggggtatgtggcgggggtgagggctggggatgaggggtttggggtgcaggagggtgctctgggctgggaccaaggagtttggagggcgggagggggatcagggctggggcagggggttggggcacaggaggaggtcagggtgcaggctcctggCAGCACTTaccggaagcagcagcagcatgtcccccctctggttcCTATGCGGAGGTATGGCatcggccaggcggctctgcacgtcACCCTGTGCGCAGGCGCCACCCCCCAGGAACCTCAGCCAATAGgatctgcagagctggcacttggggtgggggcagcatgcggagcccccggctacccctatgtgtaggagccaaaagggagacatgccactgcttccaggagctgtgcggAGCCATGGCACgcatggagcagggcaagcccccaaccccaaccctgctccctggtgggagtttgagggctggattaaaagatCTGATGGGCCGGACGCGGCCAGTGggctatagtttgcccacccctgggctagtaACATGTGGAACTTGATGGTAACAGTACtgggattttgtgtgtgttttttttaaataaatgaaatatgcgttcagcctaaattttcccattcttaatttcatcccatacCTCGAAGTGACACCAAGTGCACTAATCTAATAATTCTTCTCACTCCTTGGTGTCCACCCCTTCTATATACCTAGATATTTCCAAGACAATTATCACCTTAGTGTATCGGTGTTGAATAAGAACCTAATATTATAAAGTTGTATAGAAAGGATCCTGGATCACATGCTTTGTAACATGTATTTTACTGTATTTGCCTTGGCCTATTTCAGTGTCACATCTCATTACATATTCCTATTTAACTTCCCCTCCAATATACTTCTTTCAGCATTAGTGATTCCCAGATTTCTCTCTCCAACTGAATAACTGTACTTAGGATTATTTTCCCCCAGAAGTATGGACTTTCTCTGTTGCTAGCCTGAATTTTATTAAGGTAGAAGTTGTATTCTTAGTGTTCTCTCACTTCCTTTGGCATTTCTCCCATCTCTGCTTTGCCTTTCACAGGTTCATGGCATGGGAAGCAGTGCTGACAGCTGTGACAGTGAAACAACAGTGAAGTCGCTTGGTGAGGAGATTAAGACGCCAATAGACAAAGAACAGATGAATTTCAATAAGtttgaggaagaggaggaatttCTCCTCACAGAAGTGGAAGTACCTTCTAAGAACAGAACAGGAGATGTTGAGAAAATCGTGGAACATGTATCTGATGAGAGCCAACGTAGTAAAAGCAAGCAGACTCAGACATCAGATACGGGTCAAGGGGATTTCAGTACAGAAAGTGAAGAGGTTTCCATTCAGCAGAAGGAATCTGAATTACTAGAGGAAGGCAGTGATGAGAGTGATCTGGACAAAAGCAGTGAATGCGAGTTTCCTCAGTACCAAACACACCATATTCTCAGATCAATGGCATCCATTGAAAGCAGCAGTTCATCCTCTTCTGCTGCCGATAAGGTTAATGTTGCTTTGCAAAGAGCCCAGACGAAAACCAGCAACACTTCTGAGTCCAGAGTAGGGCGCACTCTACTCATGTCAAAAGATCTCCTCCTCTTAAAGCAGAGGCACCAGTTTGCCGGATCAGGTTATCCTCTAAGGCGGTCCCAATCCCTCCCTACTACATTACTGAATCCTGTGAAAGTTGTGTCTTCTGTAAATGTCCGGTTATCTCCAGGAAAAGAGACTTTGTGCAGTCCCCCTTCTTTCACCTACAAGTATACACCCGAAGGGGAAGAGAAACTGGTAGATGAGGACAAAAAATCAGTGACCGAGACAAATGACAGTCCACCTACATGTAAATCCACACTGTTCATTGCCCCTTCATCCATGAAAAAAGAAACTTCCCAGAGTGGGCTGAACAGGTCGGTGGATGAATCCAGTCACAGCAGACTCCAGAGCTGCCCATTGTCCATACCAGCACACATATCTCAGTCAACATGTTCTCTCCACTCTGTTCCTTCTGATTGGCAAGACAGGCCTTTGTGTGAACATATGAGAACACTGAGCAACCATAGCATCCCAAGCATCTCAGGATCTTCCTGCAATGCACTAACTTCTGTTTTTGGATGCCCCTACTCTCCAAGGCATGCTGGATATCCTCATCGGCCTCATGCTATTAACCCACCCTCTACTGTTGAAATGCAGTTGCGCAGAGTCCTGCATGATATCCGCAACTCTCTGCAGAATCTCTCTCAGGTAAGAGGAAACCAAATTCAGAGCTGCAgtcaaaagggttttttttggtggtggttgctgttgaagtcaatgcaaaatgTTAATCTAGTCTTAAATGTGACATGGATTTATCCCGTGTGTTTTCTGTCAAATAAATTAAGTTGTAACATGATGATTCCAAAATGTGACATTTTGTGCAGGGTTAATTGGATGTTAATTATGAGCTTCTGCATAAGATCATCTCTCCAACCCCCAGCTGGCTTTCATTTTACTGGCTTTCCTTAATGCAATTGACACAGTGATGATTGTACTTAATGAAATCGTGAAAAAATGAACTGTGTTGTCTAACGTAGActttctcagattttttttaacacattATTGTCCTCACCTTCAAGGATCTGCTTAATTCCTTCTTCTTCTCTCCATGACTTCAGTTAgccaacattttcttttttacattttccatcctttctgctccaccagcctCAATACCCTATTAGTCCCTGTTTCCCACAAACATCTCTATCTGTCCATTTGTGCCATCCCTGTACATGGAACACTGTTCCGCTCCCCAGCTGATCCACAAGATGCTTCACTCTTTCCATTCAAGTCCCTGGTTAAGACCCACTTTTGCCATAATGCATACGTGAAACTAGCCAGCTTGGACATCTGATTACTCAgaataaatactttaaaatgtaAACCCCACTCTTTACCAAGTTATGCCAGGCGTTAGCCCTTGCTGATTAATCTCATAGCCTTATTGATATCCTTCCTTCTCCACCTTCTCTCTGGCTTGATATCCTCTTAGCTGGCTaactttggccctgatcctgtaggCTCCTCTGCCTGGGCATAGGGGTCTACGTGCTCAGagcagttgcaggatcagggtgttGGACCCCAATCCTGTCATGTGATGTTTGTGGGTGGATTCCTATGCCCCTGTGGAGCCCCATTCATTTTGATGGGTTTGATGCGGGGCAGGGATTCAACTTGCGTGCACACTATTGCAGGTCCAGGACCTCAGTCTGTATGCTTCTTGGCACAGGGATGAGGAATTCTGTCTGTCGAAAGTGCCTAATACATGTGTGGGTGCCAGTGGAATCGATGAATGATAATGAAGTTATTGATCCTTTTGTGGTGTTTGCCACTTGTCAAAATTTAGCATCCAGCCTTGGCATAGGGCTGACTATACTGACTTTGAAACCACTGGGATTGCTCAGGGCTCTAGGCACTGTGCTGGTAGTAAGTGTTTTCAGACTCTGACCTCATGTCTAGATTGAGAATTTTACAGGGAAATTCCTTCCAGTGGAAGCGTGTATAGACAAGGCTATGGAAGCTTTACAGTCTTTTCACCATCATGTTAACTAAACTTGGTGAAGAAGAAGCCACTGGAGCCATGTCTGTAGCAGGATTCTTGCTGGTGAGAACACCAGATCAGCTGATGGAAATGAGCATTGGTGGGAATAATTTTTGTAAAATATCCTAATGTAGACAGGGCTTGACACCCACACATCCCAATCCCATACCAAGCATATTCTCAGCCAGGCCAGAGTCTCTATCCTGTTTACTATATTTCACTCCACCAGTATTCTTACCGGAGATGTTTGCATGAGAATTTATCTGCTTCTCTTTATTCTTTGTACAAAGTTGTCCTCTGTCATATGACAAGCAATTGCTGCAAAGATGACTGAAAAGTTCCAAATACTAGATTGCAACTTCAAGTCAGGGATAAAGAAGAACAGATAATttcccagagggtggggaagagagggtCTAAAGCCTTATAAAGCTCATGTTTAAGCAAACCTCCTCTTACAATGTATTTCAGATTTTCTGTGGCCTATCAGTTGCCCTTTGAACTCTCTCAGAATTACATTGGACAAACcacatttttcttaaatgtttcAGCTATGTGCAATTGTTTTCAACTGCAGCATGTGTGTACGTGTAACTCTTTGCAAATTCAGCTTTGCTGCACCATTCCTGGATACAGCAAAACAAAGAGAAGCGGTTTTCTGAAAAATTATGAAGGCAGGGACCTTTGGATGCAGGCAACAGGTTGACATAAAATACAAAAAGGGCAAATCTGCACAGTGAAGTTGTATGTGATCATAATGTGAAAATGGTGCCGTGTTTTTGTTTGCTTATACAAATCCTTTTAGGACCCCTAGAGGTGGTGATTGCTTGTATTCCATTTTTATGTTGCATTAGCAGGGTAGTCAAATGTCAAAGACGTTAAACAAATGGTATAGACCCAAACATATCCTTCCTTCCTGTTTCCTCTAGCCGACATGATAACTTCTAAATGGTTATTTTTCTATCTCAAGTTTTAATTCAACGCTTTGCTGGTGCTGAGCCTACAGGAAAGCATGCTTCAATGATGTCCTGTCTCCCTTCTCTTTGAAGGCTGTTCTGCATGCCCCTCCTCACATCAAACCCCTCTCTCATCATAATTGTATCAATTGTAGAGCACATATTGCCACAAAGGCATTGttgtttgactgctgctgcatgtttTAGTTTCCTTATCAAACTCAGCACAGCTGACTGTCTCTTTTAGGATTCTGTACTGCTGCCCgtcactgtagtgtctgagtgCATGAGGATTGATTTGTAAAATAGTCTTATTGGCATTTTCAGTTACagtggttttgtcttttttttttttttttagtacccTGCGATGAGAGGACACGATCTTGCTGTTGGCTCCTACAGTACTCACAGATCATCCATTCTACCTCTGTATGAAGTAAGGGACAGtacatttgtttttattagtAACTAGTAATATTTCATTAGTACCTTTGAATGTGCTGTGTACTTTACAGAcacaagtcaccagggcctgatgaaatacatcctagaatactcaaggagctgagtgaagaaatatctgagccattagcgattatctatAAAAATCATGGAAGATGGATGAaagtccagaggactggaaaaggacaaatacaGTGCCAGTCTGTCAAAAGGCAAATAAGGACAACCCTGGGTAGTTATAGACTAGTCAGCtcaacttcagtacctggaaagataatcgagcaaataattaagcaatcagtttgcagacacctagaagataataaggtgataagtaacaatcagcatggatatGTCGACAACATattgtgtcaaaccaacttaataactttctttgacagggtaacaagccttgtggatagtggggaagcaacagatgtggtatatcttgactttagcaaggcttttgatactgtcttgcatgaccttatCATAAACAAAGTAGGGAAATACAGTCTAGCTGGAACTACTATAAGCtgattggaaaatcattcccagagggtagttattagtggttcacaatcaagctggaaggggcTATCGGGTGGGGTCCTGTAGCGATTGGTCcttggtctggttctgttcaatatcttcatcaatgatttagataatgccataaagtttgtggataattccaagctgggagaggttgcaaatgCCTtcaaggataggattaaaattcaaaatgatctggacaaactggagaaatggtttgaaataaacaggatgaaattcaacaaggacaaatgcaaagtactccacttaggaaggaacagtcagttgcacacatacaaaatgggaaatgactgcctaggaaggagtactgcggaaagggatctggggatcatatggatcacaagctaatataagtcaacagtgtaacgctgttgcaaaaaaagcaaacaacattcTGCGATGttttagcaggagtattgtaagcaagacacaagaagtaattcttcctcccTGCACCGctttgattaggcctcaactggagtattgtgtccagttctgggcaccaagtTTCAGGAAGTTGTGTACAaatttggagaaagtccagagaagagcaacaaaaatgattaaaggtctagaaaacatgacctatgagggaagattgaaaaaattgggtttgtttagtctggagaagagaagactgagaggggacataacagtttttaaATAAGGGCCCAATCTCACAAACACTCACGTATGTAATTTTTTAAATACGAGTAGTCTTATTGAAGTGAGTGGAACTAACTTCATGTTGAAAGTTATTCATGGGAGTGAGTATCTGCAGGGTCAGACACTAAAAGTGAAGCCCAAATCTTTCAGTAGTTTTTTAAACTGGCTGCTTTTCTGTGTCTAAACTACTTCAGCCTGTGACTTCAGTCATGTAACCTGTGGGTGGGCCTTTGTGTGAAAGTCAGTGGAGGGAGCTCTGCATGCAGGTGGCGGTCCACTTATGTGGATCcaattgtaggatcagggcctataaaCAAAATTCTGTGTGATACCTTCTTGTTCATACCTTTCTAGAATACTTTCCAGGAACTACAAGTAGTGAGGCAGAGTCTAAACTTGTTTAGAACACAAATGATGGATTTGGAATTGACTATGTTACGTCAGCAAACAACAGTTTATCAGCACATGAGTGAAGAAGAAAGGTAAATATCATTGTgtatgggttttgtttgtttttttaaaaaaggagaaaataagCACATATCTAAACTTATTTGGTCCAACAAAAATTATTATGTGATAAGGGACATGCTCCTGTTCCCATTGATGTTAAAGGCAATTTGCTCATTGACTTGCCATTGAGCAGGACAAGGCCTGAATTTTCTCTCACATTTTGGTTACTGTCTCCCCATCCCCATGCCTGTAattcttcttttcttgtttttctgGTCTGCCTTTTGCACCAGTCACCAGAACCCTTATCTCACTCCCCTGCATGTTTTTGATAGTTGTGGGTTTTAATGAGCTTTTATCAAATGCCACTTTTAACTTTTTTAGTTTAAATGTTTTTGGTTTAGATCTTTCTCTCCCCCATTtatacagaaagaaagaaattgcAAAGTGTTCAGATGTTCTTTCAGCCCCCAGCTGCCACGTGCAGTTTAAAAATGGCACTCATTATTTTGGCTATGTTTAACTGTCCTGACCGTGGATTTCAGGAAGAGCTTCATCCAAATGATCTGGAACAGTTTTAAATATTGCTCATCTACTTCTTACATTTAAAGCAGCTCTTGACATGCCTAATTCAAAACTAATTAAATTCACAAACAGTTTGCCTGTTGATAATGGCCTCTTGACCCTGTTGCTACCACTGCTTGTGAAGAGAGAACCAGGCAGGAGAAATAAATTTTGATCATGATGTTGCTGTTGATTttctaaattttaaaatgaatccaTTACAAAAATGTATAATAATCTCTAAACTCCATATGCTTGACTAtattgaatttaattttaaacttgtGGAACACATTCCCTGTTATGCAGAAAAGGAATATGGCAACCAACCCCCTTCTCTTTTACAGACAGCCACTAACATAAGTTTTCTCTTTGAACTTATCCCCTCCACCCTACCCCACCTCCTTAAAAAGAGATGGAGTTGACCTTTTGCTCCCTTCCCCTTCAGTAATGCTCAGGTGGCAGCAGGTTTCTTGTGAAAGAGCATCATTCAGTCCTGAGGTACACCATGGCTTCTGTTGTCCTTGCTGCCACGGTGCTTCATAGGATGTGATGGATTATGGCTCTTTGCTAACAAAATGCTGTTGTTCTTTATAATTTACTTGCATATAGATACGAAGCTGATCAACTCCAGAGTTTGAGAAAATCGGTCCGCATGGAGCTACAGGATCTAGAAATGCAGTTAGAGGAACGTCTACTTGCTCTGGAGGAACagcttagaactttacatatgtCTTCACCTTACAGACCTCAGACACTTACAGTGCGTGTTGCTCTGCAATAAGTATTCAGATATCTTAGCAGCTTGTTTACTTTAATTGCATGCTGAAGTAAGACACAAGGTCTCCCTTACAGTGCAGAAAACACCGGCTTGGATAGTCTCCAACCAAAGCCTTAACTAGTTGGGAAAATAACCTGTTGAATCTTGgagatgtgtttttaatttagttCAGAAGTGACACTTTATTGTTTTCTGTCAGGGGATCTTTCAAATGTGAAGAGGAAGTCTAAGCTCaggaaaaacaaactaaaatacAATGTTCCCCCACTTTGAGGCTAAACTATTAACACCGAGCTGTGCAGATCTTGTTCTCCCATCCTGGGATTTCACACCTCTTTACTTCTGCCATTCTTCTCCTCTTTCTCCTGTTTTCTTCAAtctccacccaagaaatgtacctAGACTCCCACAACCGTAGCCATCATGCATCACTGCAACCCTAGGGCCTGGAGGTGTTCCCTCAGCAGATCAGCCACGCTGCTTGTTTTGCTAGCCAAAGGTCATTGTAGAGAGCAACAGGAGATGCATATGCCTCAAAGAGGTCGAATGTGCTACCTCCAGTGAATGAAGGACTGGACATAGACCGAAATTTGTCTCTACTTTTCATTGTGCCATCTTTCTTCAGGTTTCCTTCCCCTTTTCTGTCTCTGCTTTGCTTCCTTTTATTGCTTCTCTTTTGCTACCATCCTACAAATTATGTATGTGCCCCTGCTAAACAATTAAGGAAGCACTAGTAACACAAACATTCCCCTAGGAACGAAAAGAGACATACACGTATGTATGTCAGTGGATTAGGAGAGAAACTGTTACatgtctctcctttttttttttccccctctccttctTCCACCACCATCTCAACAAAGTACTGCTCTTGTGTGTCTGCTTCTGCCGCTCCATCTCAGACCATGGCACTGATGAAAATAACATAGTCTCTGATCATTTCTCTTACCTCTCCCAGCCAATGTTGTTATAGAAGTTCTGTgtgcaggagcagcagggacacagGCCGGATCCTCCTCTGTAGGACTCTGTCTCAGAGAAATTTTTGAAGCACAGGAAGAACAGGAAAATCTGAGATTGCTGTGATCCAAAGCCAAATTTAAAGTCTTGGAGTattataaatatacatatattttaaaacctcTCATAGAAAAAGGCCTGCTTTTAAAATGACTGAAATAGACCCTCTTTGATGAGCTTTATGTGTCCTGATTTCCATGTTTTTACTTCTTCAGAATGTTTACTACTACACAATATATTATTAACATTTGACAGCTTAAAAAACCAAACCTCAATATCCTAATTTTGCTTAATATTCCAGGGAATGTATGGCAGCAGAAGCACTGATAATCTATCatgcctttctccactgaacgTAATGGAACCAGTaagtaattttgttttaaacattgttaGAAAAGGCTTTCTTAGGAAAGGCAGGACAAGTTTAGTATTCATTAGAGGCCTGATCCCGCAAGCACTTACCCACATAAGTAGTCCTGTTGAAAACAGCGGCACTGCTCACGTGATCAAAGAAACCCGTGTCCGTAAGTATTTGCATGATCTAGTTTATGTTTTAGGAGAAATGTGTGGAGGGCAGGTGTTGCTTGAGACTGGTTGGCTATTGTTGGTACGTGGTGAGGTTGTTGTGGTACTTCTCAGTTCTGGTCAGTTATTTGCCATTCAGGAGCCTTGGATAAGTATCTTTTTGTCattaatttatttagatttagACAAATTGAACTATAACAGATTTCATAAAAAAAGCTGTCCAGAATTTGCAGAAACATAGGCATCTTTCAGTTGCTTTACTGGGGGAGAAACAATTCAAGACTTAGAGATAGTTTTCATCAGCTTTGACTGTGTGCATCCATTGTTACAAAAGTCAGTGGTTTGCAGCACTGcagtcatttttatttaatttggatTTAAATAAAAGATTATTCCTTATGATCCTTGGTTGCAGTCACAAAGGCAAAGCATATACATATCATGGAATGACTAAGTGACtgaatacaaaagaaaaatagGGAGAGTCCTGTCTGCACATGACTTATGTGGTTCTGCAGAACAGTGTGAATCGGCTTTGTCTGTGAGGTGCACAGGCAAAGCACCACTGAGTACCATTTTTCTAGTTGTTGTCATCTTAAGTCATTATAGAAAATACAAGGGGAAATAAACTGGTTTCTCTGCACTCCTAGGTCTCTGAACTTATTCGAGAGCAGTCGTTTCTGAAGTCAGAGTTGGGACTGGGAGAGTTTGGTTTGGAAACTCTTCCAGCAGAGGGATCAGAGTCAGTGTTCTCTCATGGAAACTCGGATTCTTCTTCAGTGTGCTCCAGTCACACAAGTAAAAAAGCTGCTGTAAACTCATCTGAGCTGACTGGAAAATCCAAGACTCAAAGCAAGAGGTTATACCGAGCATCTGTTGCCTTAACGCCGACCCCGCCGGCAAGAGCAGGCATTGAGCAGCAAGCTGAGTGCTCTGAGGAGACTGGAGACTCCAAATCAGAGGTGGAACAAAAACTTGAAAAAGTCCCTCTTGTGCCTTCAGTTGATGACATTCACAGAAGTGTGGAGAACGAGGAGCTGCAGCAAGTCATACGGGAGGTGAGAAAAGATGGTCAGTCTACTGGGGTGCtgggtttttaaaatgtggcttAGTTGAGGTTGTAGTTGTACTGCACTGAACTCTTTGACAAGGGAAGCAGGatcctctccccccgccctccctgcAAACTCACTGGAGTCTGCAGCAGTGGACCCTAGGTTTGAATTGTTTGTTATATCTGAGCAAAACAGTTAACAGCACATGAAGGATAACTGACTAGTACCATGGAGATGGTAGGGAAGAGCCCTCTAGCGCCTCTGCTTGGTAGCATTGAAAGCATATCAGATTTCAAACTAAAATTACCCTGGaaggtgtttctctctctctctctgaacttcaTCTGGCAGTAAGGGCTATTTGGGGTTAATTTATTGATGAAACATTGTATCCAAAAGGTCTCCACAGTAAATTTTAAGGAGATTACTCTACTCCACCtctttccctgcccctccccccaaatcattGCTGGTTCTAGAAGTGTGACTGGAGTGAGCCAGGTCAGAACAGAAATGACTCCAGCTCTTCTGAACCATTATAGTGATCCCtatctgtgtgtatgtatttggACCCGTTATCTGCTGTCTGTGAAAGAAAGGGAAGTTGGTTGCCACATTCTTCTTCTGTAGGTTTGGTTTTAAAATAGGACAGTGACACATTTTCTTAATTGCATGCAACTGGCCATGATAATTTAAACTTCATGACACACAAAATACCAGAGAAAAGGAAATCAAAGATTTTTCTCCCAGAAGTTCTCCTGTGGGAATGTGGACTTTTTGCTCTGTGCACTAAGCACAGGAATGGGAACCAGAAAGTTTTAATCCCAGCTTTGAAAATGACTCACTGGCCTTCAGCAGGTCACTTAAGGCTCAATTGTGGCTTTGTCGTgagccctgggaaagggcagcATGCAGTTGTGCTGTGCCGGGAGTGCACCATGACCAAATTGTGactctctgagcctcagtctaATACCTGGGCCCCAGTTGTTCCAGGATGTTGGGAGTGGGGAAGTAGTCTGATCCAGCTCTATACATAGTACAGTTGTACAAATTACTTCCTCAGGCAGGGCAGTTTAGCTCCATCTACCTCTGCGGAAGGAAAAGTAGCAGCCCTAGGGAAATTGCCTTCCACCATCCTCCTTCCCCTGTGTTTCCACCCACGGTGCAGATAGCCTATATAAGTAGGAATAAGGGGGGCCTCATGCTCCTTTaccctccctgcttcctcccaaAGTCTAGCAGCATAGCTAGGATTGCAGTGTGACCCCACTTCTCTGTCtgtttctccacctgtaaaatgggaatattatTTACTTGCCTGCTTCACAGTGGTGGGGTGAAGGATATTTAAtatttgcacagtgctttgaagatgtaaagtgaTCTAACAGTGCTAAGTTCTGAGCTCCCTCAGTTCTCCACAAAAGCACTGAACTCCATGAAAGCACTGAAACTTTGTGCTCCGGTAGAAAAActaaacaatgaaaataaaaaaaaccttgaaGTTTTCAAACACCCAGAATTTTTCTGTGCCATTAAACTTAGATGGGCAGGAATGCTTACACTGTAAAATGGAGCACAGAATAGTAAATAATATGATACGAGTTCTTGAGCGCATGACCTCTAGTTTGAGAAGAGACTGAAGGAATTTAATCTGTTTAGATCTGGGTAACTGCCTAACTAgacaaagaaaagagagagaaaactacAGTACAATGACTGGACACCAATGTTAAAAATGATTGACGTACTAATGTTACATCTAGCTTGGCTATTATGGAAAACACTTGGCAGTGTGGTCAAACAGACGGGTCCAGCTTTCAGTACCCTCGCTCACCCTAAATAGTACCTTACACcatgagtagctccactgaagtaactGGGACTATTTATAAAGTGTGGCCCTATGCAATGTGAGTAACGGTTTCCCAACGTGGCTATTAGTGAGGCACACACGCCTGGAGTGAGTGCATCATTGTTTCTGTGATCACCACTAAGTAGACATTTGCTACATGCCATTGCACTAGAGGGGGTTGAGATTCCACCATTTACCCCTCTACATAGAATAGAAAGTAACTGAAGTGACTGTGTGGTaaatggtttgttttggttttttaatggCATCCAGTAGAGTCACTCAAGGAAAGGTGAGAGAAGTTCTGGAAATTGCCTACTTGATTCAGGTGACAGGACCAGGTAGACCAAGACATCCCAAATTCTCCTATTCTCTGATCTGTTTCCTTTTAATCCCTTTTGAAGAGCCTCTTGCTACTTGTGCTATTTGCT
This region of Mauremys mutica isolate MM-2020 ecotype Southern chromosome 10, ASM2049712v1, whole genome shotgun sequence genomic DNA includes:
- the ITPRID2 gene encoding protein ITPRID2, whose product is MEEPPGAEEWPGASQKRKAWAKSRDSWQASEAEDLSAEAAQLARQEDELTVGKLLLAAEGGNIPHEKIAIWLKDCRTPLGASLDEQSNPTLKGMLVRNGGSFEDDLSLGAEANHLHQSDAKMETCNGMLAKERRHQFHQKGRSMNSTGSGRSSATVSSVSELLDLYEEDPEEVLYNLGFGRDEPDIASKIPSRFFNSSSFARGIDIKVFLNAQMQRMEVENPNFALTSRFRQIEVLTTVANAFSSLYSQVSGTPLQKIGSMNSVSSNKETSNPAPLNRSNTASRLMKTLSKLSLCIPQQAGESSSCTTPPAVEKEKMLPGQETEENDVKNESKLPKHLKKKDSPSLATVKEEISSNQSNIIDILNDTTLSAGISDKQGTQDDNVPHTDEQKNDSPSHQNRLSEESGIVDSSNLSSDANISTNNELENSTELQNPPTSTPDKEPCAPIASPSITILKLPQKDSFEMEEIQSTEGEAPHVPTSYQLHLNKSRRDHLLRTASQHSDSSGFAEDSSTDCFSLQVHGMGSSADSCDSETTVKSLGEEIKTPIDKEQMNFNKFEEEEEFLLTEVEVPSKNRTGDVEKIVEHVSDESQRSKSKQTQTSDTGQGDFSTESEEVSIQQKESELLEEGSDESDLDKSSECEFPQYQTHHILRSMASIESSSSSSSAADKVNVALQRAQTKTSNTSESRVGRTLLMSKDLLLLKQRHQFAGSGYPLRRSQSLPTTLLNPVKVVSSVNVRLSPGKETLCSPPSFTYKYTPEGEEKLVDEDKKSVTETNDSPPTCKSTLFIAPSSMKKETSQSGLNRSVDESSHSRLQSCPLSIPAHISQSTCSLHSVPSDWQDRPLCEHMRTLSNHSIPSISGSSCNALTSVFGCPYSPRHAGYPHRPHAINPPSTVEMQLRRVLHDIRNSLQNLSQYPAMRGHDLAVGSYSTHRSSILPLYENTFQELQVVRQSLNLFRTQMMDLELTMLRQQTTVYQHMSEEERYEADQLQSLRKSVRMELQDLEMQLEERLLALEEQLRTLHMSSPYRPQTLTGMYGSRSTDNLSCLSPLNVMEPVSELIREQSFLKSELGLGEFGLETLPAEGSESVFSHGNSDSSSVCSSHTSKKAAVNSSELTGKSKTQSKRLYRASVALTPTPPARAGIEQQAECSEETGDSKSEVEQKLEKVPLVPSVDDIHRSVENEELQQVIREIKESIVGEIRREIVSGLLAAVSSPGRSANAKQDTQP